One part of the Neoarius graeffei isolate fNeoGra1 chromosome 2, fNeoGra1.pri, whole genome shotgun sequence genome encodes these proteins:
- the dbx2 gene encoding homeobox protein DBX2, which translates to MAESPSRHLGFGNSGKSFLIDNLLCPDSKSPPAQVIPAASQKRCLSTVMCGPLGLAPKTSWVPSHGVQPSNTPHEKERETLKTHSAVLRGVLLCASPLVHPCYGGSSPLTCSPSLLCKGTSPAVWSSGPCPKQHRGILRRAVFSEQQRRELEKTFRRQKYISKTDRNRLATELCLKETQVKIWFQNRRMKWRNSKERESLSSRPPMEELLLRSVPEKGEKWHTQTFPRGGRHTSQTPGDKHLKNHTHLAANNVQR; encoded by the exons ATGGCTGAATCTCCATCACGGCATCTTGGATTTGGCAATTCTGGGAAGAGTTTTCTTATCGATAATTTGCTTTGCCCAGACAGTAAATCACCCCCTGCCCAGGTCATACCTGCTGCCAGCCAGAAAAGATGCCTTTCTACGGTGATGTGTGGGCCACTGGGACTGGCTCCTAAAACTTCCTGGGTGCCTTCACATGGGGTTCAGCCGAGTAACACACCCcacgagaaggagagagagacactcaAGACACATTCAG CAGTGTTGCGCGGTGTGCTGCTGTGTGCTTCTCCTCTCGTTCACCCATGTTATGGTGGCTCCAGCCCACTGACGTGCTCTCCTTCTCTTCTCTGCA aagggACAAGCCCAGCAGTATGGAGTTCAGGCCCATGCCCTAAGCAACATAGAGGAATCCTGAGGAGAGCTGTGTTCTCTGAGCAGCAGAGGAGAGAACTTGAGAAAACGTTCCGCAGACAGAAATATATCAGCAAGACAGATCGCAACCGACTGGCCACAGAACTCTGTCTGAAGGAAACACAG GTAAAGATCTGGTTCCAGAACCGCAGAATGAAGTGGAGGAACTCGAAGGAGAGAGAAAGCCTGAGTTCACGGCCACCTATGGAAGAGCTTCTGCTTAGGAGCGTCCCAGAAAAAGGAGAAAAGTGGCATACACAAACATTCCCCAGAGGAGGGCGCCACACATCCCAAACACCTGGTGACAAACACTTGAAAAATCACACACATCTGGCTGCTAATAATGTTCAGAGATAA
- the szl gene encoding sizzled, translating to MALFTSLLAYTLVAQIGAFDLGQSTRCVSIPHQLSVCHDVGYSEMRLPNFLGDSSLESEVVPRFNDWRSLLQTGCHPQAQTLICSLIAPVCLDTFIQPCRSLCLAVRESCAPVLACHGQSWPDELDCDRFPAQDDMCLTSLPKHYSRFSKDLPQPVCQMCPPVDELPSLKTVMDALCFTDFAFKAKLFRRRVASSEPEFEVDGKVEFIQRGPLLPYDTTNLLQQWLLLNLRCAHALVKPGRAQLYLITGTVQSDGTVQLAHLFPWLKKDLHIAAATRKWKHHKC from the exons ATGGCTCTCTTCACTTCCCTGCTTGCCTACACTCTTGTGGCCCAGATCGGGGCCTTTGACTTGGGCCAGTCCACCCGCTGTGTGTCCATACCTCACCAGCTGAGTGTGTGCCATGATGTGGGCTATTCAGAGATGCGACTGCCCAACTTCCTGGGCGACAGCAGCCTGGAGAGTGAGGTGGTACCACGCTTTAATGACTGGCGTTCCCTGCTGCAAACAGGGTGCCACCCTCAGGCCCAGACCTTAATCTGCTCCCTTATCGCTCCTGTCTGCCTAGACAC GTTCATCCAGCCTTGCCGAAGTCTGTGTCTGGCTGTGAGGGAAAGCTGTGCCCCAGTCTTGGcctgccatggccaatcatggcctgATGAACTGGACTGTGATCGTTTCCCTGCTCAGGACGACATGTGCCTCACATCACTGCCCAAGCATTACAGCAGGTTCTCTAAAG ATCTACCACAGCCTGTGTGCCAGATGTGTCCTCCAGTAGATGAGCTTCCTTCTCTGAAGACGGTGATGGATGCTCTTTGTTTCACTGACTTTG CATTTAAAGCCAAACTGTTTCGCCGCCGTGTGGCCTCTTCGGAGCCTGAATTCGAAGTGGATGGAAAGGTGGAGTTCATCCAGCGTGGCCCGCTGCTGCCGTATGACACCACCAACCTGCTGCAACAATGGCTGCTGCTGAACCTGCGCTGTGCGCATGCGCTGGTGAAGCCCGGGCGTGCGCAGCTCTACCTGATCACAGGCACGGTGCAGTCCGACGGCACTGTGCAGCTCGCGCACCTCTTCCCCTGGCTAAAGAAGGACCTGCACATAGCCGCCGCTACCCGCAAGTGGAAGCACCACAAGTGCTGA